A genomic segment from Necator americanus strain Aroian chromosome III, whole genome shotgun sequence encodes:
- a CDS encoding hypothetical protein (NECATOR_CHRIII.G11531.T1): MPEENPEGKDGYCWSCVSKGQMMECTAAKSVLTGMRFAFDFSSESFVVYERTCSNTMHYLHKFGYLSTSTPSLHELRSALRLFQSVVGVEPTGELDAATVEATRRPRCSQRDIRKQTGRSKRFALSGTSKWDKKHFIGLHELSLKWFVSEYTNDIPKAIIRSTIQKAFQLWAKQANERNLPKVTFHFEEAASQEEADINILWATGAHGDQHEFDGASAHENILAHAFFPGHPEPLNGDIHFDDAETWETDLTAAINYNRRFFPYVLAHEIGHALGLQHAKKEEAIMYPFYKNIPLDEIKLALDDKCGINWNYVGSSKYCLFVWLMNEIVPIHNNSSQMASSNHFNNSPKQRIKAAKRILKQTRIPRCLASNDVQRSIEAKLQKFLHFPAVESKTYSEVLCNFLLGLHAYRGSPEYAASESIEKEFNGVMKEVSEFGPASSASIRRMTRRAQRRLEQGKPSILDSSFYDETFFDDFLPDYLRLQ; encoded by the exons ATGCCCGAAGAGAACCCCGAGGGAAAAGATGGTTACTGTTGGAGTTGCGTGAGTAAAGGACAAATGATGGAGTGTACGGCGGCAAAATCGGTCCTTACGGGGATGCGCTTtgcgttcgacttcagttccgaatcgtttgtggtttaTGAACGCACGTGCAGCAATACAATG CACTACCTGCACAAATTCGGCTATCTGAGCACCTCTACGCCAAGTCTTCACGAACTTCGATCTGCTCTACGGCTTTTCCAA AGCGTAGTGGGCGTGGAACCGACAGGAGAATTGGATGCCGCGACTGTGGAGGCTACACGTCGACCGCGATGCTCTCAGCGCGATATCCGCAAGCAGACAGGTCGATCCAAGCGATTTG CACTCTCCGGCACCTCCAAATGGGACAAAAAGCACTTCATTGGTTTGCATGAATTGTCGTTAAAATGGTTTGTCTCCGAGTACACGAATGACATCCCGAAGGCGATCATCCG CTCGACAATCCAGAAAGCCTTCCAGCTTTGGGCAAAGCAAGCCAATGAGAGGAACTTGCCAAAG GTGACGTTCCATTTTGAAGAAGCTGCATCGCAAGAGGAGGCTGACATCAACATATTATGGGCAACAGGTGCTCACGGGGATCAACATGAG TTTGATGGCGCCTCTGCACATGAGAACATCCTGGCACACGCATTCTTCCCCGGGCATCCGGAGCCGCTCAACGGTGACATCCACTTTGACGACGCCGAGACATGGGAGACTGACCTCACTGCCGCCATCAACTA CAATCGACGATTCTTCCCCTACGTTCTGGCGCACGAAATTGGCCATGCACTTGGGCTTCAACAtgcgaaaaaggaagaagcCATCATGTATCCTTTCTACAAGAACATTCCACTGGACGAGATCAAACTCGCTTTGGACGACAAATGCGGCATCAACTGGAACTACG TGGGGTCGTCAAAGTACTGTCTATTCGTTTGGTTGATGAATGAAATTGTGCCAATCCACAACAACTCTTCCCAGATGGCGTCCAGCA ATCATTTCAACAACAGTCCGAAGCAACGAATTAAAGCAGCGAAGAGAATTTTAAAAC AAACCAGAATCCCACGGTGTCTTGCTTCTAATGATGTGCAACGGTCGATAGAAGcgaaactgcaaaaatttttacattttcccGCTGTGGAATCAAAAACCTACA GTGAGGTGTTGTGTAACTTCTTGTTGGGTTTGCATGCGTATAGAGGTAGCCCCGAATATGCTGCTAGTGAATCTATTGAGAAAGAGTTCAATGGTGTTATGAAAGAG gtttccGAGTTCGGTCCGGCTTCGTCCGCTTCCATCCGTCGAATGACACGGAGGGCGCAGCGTCGCCTCGAGCAAGGAAAACCTTCCATCCTTG ACTCGTCGTTCTACGATGAGACGTTCTTCGACGATTTTCTGCCCGACTACTTGCGCCTACAGTAG
- a CDS encoding hypothetical protein (NECATOR_CHRIII.G11531.T2), which translates to MCSLALFLLLLTLSPVRSAPLFPTDFDETVSVVGVEPTGELDAATVEATRRPRCSQRDIRKQTGRSKRFALSGTSKWDKKHFIGLHELSLKWFVSEYTNDIPKAIIRSTIQKAFQLWAKQANERNLPKVTFHFEEAASQEEADINILWATGAHGDQHEFDGASAHENILAHAFFPGHPEPLNGDIHFDDAETWETDLTAAINYNRRFFPYVLAHEIGHALGLQHAKKEEAIMYPFYKNIPLDEIKLALDDKCGINWNYVGSSKYCLFVWLMNEIVPIHNNSSQMASSNHFNNSPKQRIKAAKRILKQTRIPRCLASNDVQRSIEAKLQKFLHFPAVESKTYSEVLCNFLLGLHAYRGSPEYAASESIEKEFNGVMKEVSEFGPASSASIRRMTRRAQRRLEQGKPSILGSCPLFLELFCDLSK; encoded by the exons ATGTGCTCTCTGGCGCTCTTCCTACTGCTGCTCACCCTTTCTCCGGTCCGGTCCGCTCCACTTTTCCCCACCGATTTCGATGAGACTGTG AGCGTAGTGGGCGTGGAACCGACAGGAGAATTGGATGCCGCGACTGTGGAGGCTACACGTCGACCGCGATGCTCTCAGCGCGATATCCGCAAGCAGACAGGTCGATCCAAGCGATTTG CACTCTCCGGCACCTCCAAATGGGACAAAAAGCACTTCATTGGTTTGCATGAATTGTCGTTAAAATGGTTTGTCTCCGAGTACACGAATGACATCCCGAAGGCGATCATCCG CTCGACAATCCAGAAAGCCTTCCAGCTTTGGGCAAAGCAAGCCAATGAGAGGAACTTGCCAAAG GTGACGTTCCATTTTGAAGAAGCTGCATCGCAAGAGGAGGCTGACATCAACATATTATGGGCAACAGGTGCTCACGGGGATCAACATGAG TTTGATGGCGCCTCTGCACATGAGAACATCCTGGCACACGCATTCTTCCCCGGGCATCCGGAGCCGCTCAACGGTGACATCCACTTTGACGACGCCGAGACATGGGAGACTGACCTCACTGCCGCCATCAACTA CAATCGACGATTCTTCCCCTACGTTCTGGCGCACGAAATTGGCCATGCACTTGGGCTTCAACAtgcgaaaaaggaagaagcCATCATGTATCCTTTCTACAAGAACATTCCACTGGACGAGATCAAACTCGCTTTGGACGACAAATGCGGCATCAACTGGAACTACG TGGGGTCGTCAAAGTACTGTCTATTCGTTTGGTTGATGAATGAAATTGTGCCAATCCACAACAACTCTTCCCAGATGGCGTCCAGCA ATCATTTCAACAACAGTCCGAAGCAACGAATTAAAGCAGCGAAGAGAATTTTAAAAC AAACCAGAATCCCACGGTGTCTTGCTTCTAATGATGTGCAACGGTCGATAGAAGcgaaactgcaaaaatttttacattttcccGCTGTGGAATCAAAAACCTACA GTGAGGTGTTGTGTAACTTCTTGTTGGGTTTGCATGCGTATAGAGGTAGCCCCGAATATGCTGCTAGTGAATCTATTGAGAAAGAGTTCAATGGTGTTATGAAAGAG gtttccGAGTTCGGTCCGGCTTCGTCCGCTTCCATCCGTCGAATGACACGGAGGGCGCAGCGTCGCCTCGAGCAAGGAAAACCTTCCATCCTTGGTTCGTGTCCATTATTTCTCGAATTATTCTGCGATCTAAGCAAATGA
- a CDS encoding hypothetical protein (NECATOR_CHRIII.G11532.T1): MLSPQLDELNLNDQALSLFGFTEKECGISRYEKKAVAGVAKETQAHLLACLIEEKKEREAKLPKVAHDVKLRRIDSVWGGDNACSASELTTVSV; encoded by the exons ATGCTGAGTCCACAGTTGGACGAGCTGAACCTGAACGATCAGGCTTTGTCTTTGTTTGGATTTACTGAG AAAGAATGTGGAATCTCCCGATATGAAAAGAAGGCAGTTGCTGGTGTAGCTAAAGAGACACAGGCTCATCTTCTGGCCTGTTTGATcgaggagaagaaggaaagagaagcAAAGCTGCCAAAAGTAGCACATGACGTGAAGCTTAGAAGGATCGACTCAGTTTGGGGAGGTGACAATGCGTGCTCTGCCTCTGAATTGACCACTGTGTCCGTATGA
- a CDS encoding hypothetical protein (NECATOR_CHRIII.G11533.T1) produces MRKLEWEDMGVKLVGRQLHHLRFAEDIVLITPSISQAERILIEFDETCGCIGLQVNLQKTMFMRNGWVSDAPFTLN; encoded by the coding sequence atgcgaaagttggaatgggaggacatgggagtgaagcttgttggtcggcagctacaccatttgcgctttgctgaggacatcgtactgataacacctagcatcagccaagcggaacgaattctgatcgaattcgacgaaacatgtggatgcatcggtcttcaagtgaatctacaaaagacgatgttcatgcggaacggatgggtctcggatgccccattcacgctcaactga
- a CDS encoding hypothetical protein (NECATOR_CHRIII.G11534.T1) — MGRLQASSPMRFWENFRSPGNSWDLSTHQHPGEALYTLSVGMQGLKVLDEGQACEQAGFRKGFSTIEDHIHTVSNLIEVSREYKMPLCLTFIDLKKAFDSVETEAVVDALDNQGVPTQYIKVLRELYSNFTTGISPFYKNIIIDEKRGPE; from the exons atgggcaggttgcaagcctctagccCCATGAgattctgggagaacttccgttctcccggaaaCTCGTGGGACTtgagtactcatcaacaccctggcgaagctctttacacgttatctgtcggaatgcaag gattgaaagtcttggatgaaggacaggcatgcgagcaagcagggtttcgaaaaggattcagcaccaTTGaagaccacattcacactgtttcgaacctcatcgaggtatcacgagagtacaagatgccgctctgtctcaccttcatcgacttaaagaaggccttcgactcagttgagacggaagcggtcgtggatgccttggacaaccaaggcgtccctactcagtacataaaggtacttcgagagttgtacagtaacttcacgaccggaatttcgccattctacaagaacatcatcattgacgagAAGAGGGGGCCAGAGTGA
- a CDS encoding hypothetical protein (NECATOR_CHRIII.G11535.T1): MAICTCNARTLASEAAIEDLMMQAKRIKHDVIGLTETRRRHPLYAVYETGEELFLGTCDSRGVGGVGVLVNTSMAKNIDSFEQLTTRIGRLRMRRCGPTPVLTIFVAYAPTSSYEEEEVEAFYMELEKFYREDHAFYKVIIGDFNAKVGPRRTPEELRIGIHGRQWGERLSEFIMTTKTIHGNSQFQKPSSLRWTWESPGGGYRNEIDHIIVNKRFCLTDVGVVPKFYTGSDHRLLRGRFSFTRRAEKAAKFRERNPRTTINWDLFATLAGFWEDSAMDNIDEEYDRLVEHLHDCAKKAESFKTTKRRLSLETLELIRQRGAARAAGNQELTSELARLCREAIKEDLKERRAEVLAEAAEAGKSIRYARRDFASCKTRVTALRNPKGSYHLIE, from the coding sequence atggcgatctgtacttgtaacgcacgtacgcttgcatcggaagcggccatcgaagatctgatgatgcaagccaagaggATCAAgcacgacgtcatcggactgaccgagacgagacggcGTCACCCTCTCTACGctgtatatgaaactggagaagaactgttcttaggaacatgcgacagtagaggtgttggtggagttggcgtcctcgtcaacacgagtatggcaaaaaacatcgactctttcgaacaacttacgacccgaatcggacgtctgcggatgagaagatgtggtccaacaccagttttgactatcttcgtcgcttacgctccaacatcaagctacgaagaagaagaagtcgaagctttctatatggagctggagaagttctaccgagaagatcatgccttctacaaggtcataattggcgatttcaacgccaaagttggcccaagaagaacgccggaggaacttcgcATCGGGATCCACGGCCGACAAtggggggagaggctctccgagttcatcatgacgactaagaccatccatgggaactcgcaattccagaagccctcctctctacgctggacgtgggagtcacccggtggagggtaccgtaatgaaatagaccacatcatcgtcaataaaaggttctgcctgacggacgtcggtgttgtaccaaagttctatacgggatcagaccatcgcctcctccgaggaagattttccttcacaaggagagcagagaaagccgccaagttcagagagagaaatcccaggactaccatcaactgggatctcttcgctacgctagccggcttttgggaagattccgcaatggacaacattgacgaggaatatgaccggcttgttgaacaccttcacgactgcgcgaagaaggctgagagttttaaaaccaccaagaggcgcctgtctcttgaaactcttgagctgatacgccagcgtggagcagcacgagccgcagggaaccaagaactcacgtccgagctcgctaggctttgcagagaggcgataaaggaagaccttaaagagagaagagcagaagtgctggctgaagctgcagaggcggggaaaagcatccgctatgcccgtcgagacttcgccagttgCAAAACGAGggtgactgctctccggaacccaaagggaagcTATCATCTCATTGAGTAG